A window from Montipora capricornis isolate CH-2021 chromosome 7, ASM3666992v2, whole genome shotgun sequence encodes these proteins:
- the LOC138057727 gene encoding neuropeptide FF receptor 2-like → MEKNNSLIGASNRSFPTFKPDEFNEDTTVFQITKIFFYFVILSASSFGNSTVAYIIMSNRRLRTPSNILILNLAICDLLTPIISIVFDFVLEENNYVWIYGGMMCKILWPAQTYFSCASSLTLAAISLDRYRLIMHPFKTRLSMKKICVLICLAHVLSLASVGPYAYVLSLRNGSCDEHWPKFAYRQAYTVFLFLSQYALPLSFMALMYGLAVRALQNSSARMCHNSIHSHSVKLTRSENKNDKPRKVSRTNSVVRTFKRMGSRIDVWSTPNAKATKMFVIVVVVFAIFMFPNQVVWLWADFGGGLNSANFTRISIVSWLFTYTNSVVNPIIFGIFSKDFRQGFKQIFECTIRCFERSPNLDGDEERLQSSTRTCTASEPQ, encoded by the coding sequence ATGGAGAAAAACAATTCGTTAATTGGAGCTAGTAACAGAAGCTTTCCAACTTTCAAGCCAGACGAATTCAACGAAGACACAACAGTCTTTCAGATCACAAAGATATTCTTCTATTTTGTTATCTTATCTGCGAGTTCGTTTGGCAACAGCACAGTAGCTTACATTATCATGTCTAACAGAAGACTTCGAACGCCGTCGAATATTCTAATCCTTAACTTAGCAATATGCGATCTGCTCACTCCTATTATCAGTATTGTATTTGATTTCGTTCTGGAAGAGAACAACTATGTATGGATTTATGGCGGAATGATGTGTAAGATCCTTTGGCCCGCGCAGACATACTTCAGTTGTGCATCATCTCTCACACTCGCCGCTATCTCGCTGGACCGTTACCGACTTATTATGCATCCGTTTAAGACGCGTTTGTCTATGAAGAAAATCTGTGTCTTGATATGCTTGGCTCACGTCCTTTCCTTGGCATCTGTTGGTCCCTACGCTTACGTCCTGAGCCTTCGAAACGGCTCGTGCGATGAACACTGGCCAAAGTTTGCATACCGCCAAGCGTACACCGTTTTCTTATTTCTTTCTCAGTATGCTTTGCCTCTGTCCTTCATGGCTTTGATGTACGGTCTTGCCGTGCGCGCATTGCAAAACTCGTCAGCCAGAATGTGCCATAATTCCATTCACTCACACTCCGTGAAGCTGACGAGGTCAGAAAACAAGAATGATAAACCGCGAAAGGTTTCGAGGACAAACTCTGTCGTAAGAACATTTAAGCGCATGGGCTCGCGGATCGACGTGTGGAGTACTCCGAATGCAAAAGCCACTAAAATGTTTGTAATAGTCGTGGTCGTTTTCGCAATTTTTATGTTTCCAAATCAAGTAGTTTGGTTGTGGGCGGATTTCGGTGGCGGACTCAACAGCGCGAACTTCACCCGCATTTCGATCGTTTCCTGGCTATTCACTTACACCAACAGCGTAGTAAATCCTATTATTTTCGGTATTTTTAGCAAAGATTTCCGCCAAGGATTTAAGCAAATATTCGAATGCACGATTCGTTGTTTTGAAAGATCACCTAACTTAGATGGAGACGAGGAGCGATTACAAAGCAGTACAAGAACTTGTACAGCGTCAGAACCTCAATAA
- the LOC138057780 gene encoding uncharacterized protein — MTRGQFEAYLLLSLTAVLLVPHQETSAIGTCSFHMYIYKTRMFCEIPFYEGLRLGFINNCSANFETLIDCIKTVTRICEHSWRSDAWIDMDVRFKFQKEFYCQNGALIFPFALCGKKYHERGPQCVQAFHRKFRNDITDPTLCEEFSNAKRCIQKLFEDECPAKKNSHSLYVDVLFDGYNPFCKDTHYTPPPEITTPRRRNVETVRFSWTSKRVLIAATENVVTTNSACREKLSWNSFLLPLIVLCRALFV; from the exons ATGACTCGAGGACAGTTTGAAGCATATTTATTGCTGAGTTTGACGGCAG TATTACTGGTGCCTCATCAAGAGACTTCCGCCATTGGCACGTGCAGCTTtcacatgtatatatataagaCTAGAATGTTCTGTGAAATTCCTTTTTATGAAGGACTCAGGCTCGGTTTTATCAACAACTGCAG TGCCAATTTCGAAACACTCATCGACTGCATCAAGACAGTGACTCGCATTTGCGAACACAGCTGGCGGAGTGATGCGTGGATAGACATGGACGTGAGATTTAAATTTCAGAAAGAGTTCTACTGCcaaaatggagcactgatttTTCCATTTGCTCTTTGCGGGAAGAAATACCACGAAAGAGGTCCGCAATGCGTGCAAGCTTTTCATAGGAAGTTTCGTAACGACATCACAGACCCCACACTTTGCGA AGAATTTTCAAACGCCAAAAGATGTATCCAAAAACTGTTCGAAGACGAGTGCCCGGCCAAGAAAAACTCGCACTCACTCTATGTAGATGTTTTATTTGACGGATACAACCCATTTTGTAAGGATACACATTACACTCCGCCTCCAGAGATAACCACGCCTCGGAGAAGAAACGTGGAAACAGTCAGATTCAGTTGGACAAGTAAGAGGGTTTTGATCGCTGCTACTGAAAATGTCGTTACAACGAACAGTGCTTGTCGAGAAAAACTGTCTTGGAACTCGTTCCTTCTGCCCCTAATTGTCTTGTGTCGTGCACTTTTtgtttga